A section of the Pochonia chlamydosporia 170 chromosome 2, whole genome shotgun sequence genome encodes:
- a CDS encoding transposase (similar to Metarhizium robertsii ARSEF 23 XP_007817108.2), translated as MLIRSVLNTIALQAVDKTLLMLAMAHPPGFPEPSETLPVDSADESISDSDECNEIDESEDWNGEPWEAVFPSDSSLLTTTYESLELLLDSLKEFCVQNRMGLITIRSQKNKAKTRTIKCELVCDKSRYYKPRESIAKIRNTNTTKLAANCPFKVIVQSLHANNYEWSMRVVSSLHRDHGPSQGLTEHYQWRKLTDEQMNLLKDLCLDKTISSRSVHKQLCQKWPQIAIRRTDIYNWRWKVNQAKRQGYGPANDFVRTLSESKRVWIWGLDWIHDEFRFRNAAWAYHKGGKMWQQFSSCLQIDATYKTNCYKMPLVTVVTVSSEKTSMPICYGLLNNEQVATYEWFLQQLSRFQQAGNIAPPKVIITDKDDQLRAAARQIFPNAQLQLCVFHINSNVVLSIKKWWKKTDGSETDSDSDNADTADIQEMERGNVNVKDMKDSKLGPVPKRVLKTRAGLYLLWRHMVFSRSEDEFNQAWSTYLPLKKEWACCYTRHYRNFGLITTAPAESNHHSLKTYNLSLRSDLPDVEEATASQTVDKRLLYKDKIQQANTTIRNQFSGREWLGQLPLSVTRWALDQLNEIHRLMESGQISKKPLLACTGSTKAQYGLPCAHMLLRLADQDKPLKREDLDPFWHIKRSREIDDPLLQVQRPPMGIPKGRPQNGEPFGNERAIPDHQLAPQGSTRSGVKRSARRNYSQFELGSTLDEEDAADLPDQQQPRRKRSKVSARVTTRDTRQQAKGHRGGNNPAKQHHSPDVEEDHKITKILLAKGQKKWKEKEKVGDSIVVATD; from the exons GAGGCGGTCTTTCCATCGGACTCTTCTCTTCTAACAACAACTTATGAGTCTCTTgagttgctcctcgacagcctaAAGGAGTTTTGTGTTCAGAATCGGATGGGCCTCATCACGATACGAAGTCAAAAGAATAAGGCGAAGACTAGAACAATAAaatgtgagcttgtctgtgataAGAGTCGGTATTATAAGCCCAGAGAGTCAATCGCCAAAATACGGAACACGAATACAAcgaagttggccgccaactGCCCGTTCAAAGTTATCGTTCAGtccctccatgccaacaactacgaaTGGTCCATGAGAGTTGTCAGCTCCCTTCATCGAGACCACGGGCCATCACAAGGCCTCACCGAGCACTACCAATGGAGAAAGTTAACAGACGAACAAATGAACCTCCTGAAagatctttgtcttgacaagacgatctCTTCTCGATCCGTTCACAAGCAActgtgccaaaagtggcCTCAGATTGCTATTCGCAGGACGGATATATataactggcgatggaaagtcaaccaagccaaacgtcAAGGCTACGGCCCCGCCAATGACTTTGTACGGACGCTCTCTGAGTCGAAGAGAGTCTGGATATGGGGCTTAGACTGGATTCATGATGAGTTCCGTTTTCGAAATGCCGCTTGGGCTTATCATAAAGGGGGAAAGATGTGGCAacaattctcgtcatgtctccagaTTGACGCTACATATAAGACCAACTGCTATAAAATGCCTTTGGTTACTGTCGTAACTGTATCGTCGGAGAAGACGTCCATGCCAATTTGTTATGGCCTTCTTAATAACGAACAAGTTGCTACTTATGAgtggttcctccaacagctgtcgagattccaacaagcagGCAACATCGCGCCGCCAAAAGTTATTATCACGGATAAGGACGACCAGCtgcgtgctgcagcacggcaaatatttcctaatgcgcaacttcagctatgtgtcttccatatcaacagcaatgtggTCTTATCTATtaagaagtggtggaagaaaaccgATGGCTCTGAGACAGATAGCGATagtgacaatgcagatacTGCTGACATTCAAGAGATGGAACGTGGGAATGTCAACGTTAAAGATATGAaggattccaaacttggccctGTTCCCAAACGAGTATTAAAAACTCGAGCTGGTCTGTACCTCCTCTGGAGACATATGGTATTTAGCAGATcggaggacgagttcaatCAAGCATgg AGCACATATTTacctttgaagaaagaatgggcatGCTGCTATACTCGCCATTATCGGAACTTCGGTTTGATTACGACAGCACCGGCCGAGTCAAACCATCATTCTCTGAAGACCTACAACCTATCCCTTCGGTCCGACCTCCctgatgtcgaagaggccACAGCTAGTCAGACAGTGGATAAACGTCTGCTatataaagacaaaatacaacaagcaaacaccaccattcggAACCAGTTCtcaggaagagagtggcttggccagctgccttTAAGTGTCACTCGTTGGGCACTAGACCAACTCAACGAGATCCACAGGCTTATGGAATCAGGccagatctccaagaagcctttACTAGCGTGTACAGGCTCTACTAAGGCTCAAtacggcttgccttgtgctcacaTGCTCCTCAGGTTAGCTGATCAAGATAAGCCACTGAAgagggaagacttggatccattttggcacatcaaacgatctcgagaaattgacgatcctcttcttcaggtACAGCGTCCTCCGATGGGAATACCCAAGGGACGACCacaaaatggcgaaccatttggcaacgaacgTGCGATTCccgatcatcaacttgcgcctCAAGGGTCAACACGAAGTGGCGTTAAGAGATCAGCACGTCGGAActactctcaattcgagctaGGGTcaactcttgacgaggaagacgcagccgacctaccagaccaacaacagcctcggcgaaaACGGAGTAAAGTTTCTGCTAGAGTCACAACTCGAGatactcgtcaacaggcaaagggACACAGGGGCGGGAATAATCCAGctaaacagcatcattctccaGATGTAGAGGAGGACCATAAAATAACgaagattttgcttgcgaagggacagaaaaagtggaaggaaaaggaaaaggttggtgatagcATTGTAGTTGCAACGGATTAA